Proteins encoded in a region of the Bartonella taylorii genome:
- a CDS encoding class I SAM-dependent methyltransferase: MLLFLPFENHDLPLPNRGQSWVSFGLSEVPTPEWAQNLKVITPWRPDFLKFTNARFHCSPQIDKTFTYDGALLHLSKYRGFNQNCFLDLLECVKPNGWIVIGGNKTAGAASMMKWVKTLVPIVGKLSKNHGLVFWLQVPPQIKKQNIAQWRLPPLTFGNKFQTTSGMFSHGRIDLGSATLASHMCKVISGKTADFGAGWGFLSYAALGSEKLTTLDLYEADYNALRAAKQNLEQMTDSRPIHFYWHDLVHEPITDLYDTIISNPPFHTQHTTDVSLGQHFIINAAKYLKRGGNLLLVANRHLPYETLLKNIFRSVLIHEQTHGFKIIEARR; encoded by the coding sequence GTGTTACTGTTTTTACCTTTTGAAAACCATGATCTTCCTCTTCCCAATCGAGGCCAATCTTGGGTGAGTTTTGGTTTATCGGAAGTCCCTACTCCAGAATGGGCGCAAAATTTAAAAGTTATAACGCCTTGGCGACCAGACTTTTTAAAATTTACCAATGCTCGATTTCACTGCTCCCCTCAAATAGATAAAACTTTTACCTATGATGGTGCACTTTTACATTTAAGCAAATATCGTGGTTTTAACCAAAATTGCTTTCTTGATTTATTAGAATGTGTTAAACCTAATGGGTGGATTGTTATCGGTGGAAATAAAACTGCTGGTGCTGCTTCAATGATGAAATGGGTCAAAACGCTTGTCCCCATCGTTGGTAAGCTGTCCAAAAACCATGGATTGGTATTCTGGCTTCAGGTTCCACCACAAATAAAGAAACAGAATATTGCACAGTGGCGTTTACCACCTCTTACTTTTGGAAATAAATTTCAAACAACTTCTGGCATGTTCTCACACGGTCGTATTGATCTGGGATCCGCCACACTTGCTTCCCATATGTGCAAAGTTATTTCTGGAAAAACTGCCGATTTTGGAGCTGGCTGGGGTTTTCTTTCTTACGCTGCACTTGGAAGTGAAAAACTAACGACTCTCGACCTCTATGAAGCCGATTACAACGCTTTGAGAGCAGCCAAACAAAACCTCGAACAAATGACGGATTCTCGTCCGATTCATTTTTATTGGCATGATCTTGTACATGAGCCAATCACAGATCTGTATGATACAATCATTTCAAACCCACCGTTTCACACGCAACACACTACAGATGTCTCATTAGGGCAGCATTTTATTATAAATGCTGCAAAATACCTAAAGCGAGGTGGCAATCTGCTTCTTGTTGCTAACCGCCACCTACCTTATGAAACATTGTTAAAAAATATTTTCCGCTCGGTATTGATACATGAACAAACCCATGGCTTCAAAATTATCGAAGCACGCCGTTAA
- the hslU gene encoding ATP-dependent protease ATPase subunit HslU, with product MCVVFSPRETVSELDRFIIGQNDAKRSVAIALRNRWRRQQLDGPMREEVMPKNILMIGPTGVGKTGIARRLAKLAGAPFVKVEATKFTEVGYVGRDVEQIIRDLVEIAISLVREKKRDEVKVKAHVNAEERVLDALVGKTASPATRDSFRKKLREGELDEKEIEIEVADNNSNSASTFDIPGIPGAQMGIMNLSDIFGKMGSRTKVRKTTVKDAFKPLIDDESEKLLDQDQIIQEALRVTENDGIVFIDEIDKIATRDGGAGAAVSREGVQRDLLPLVEGTTIATKYGQIKTDHILFIASGAFHVSKPSDLLPELQGRLPIRVELNALTREDLRRILTEPEASLIKQYIALMATEEVHLEITDDAIDALADIAVDLNARIENIGARRLQTVMERVLDEISFTAPDKAGTSFKVDAAYVRQSIGELAADVDLSRFIL from the coding sequence ATGTGTGTTGTATTTTCCCCTCGTGAGACTGTTTCTGAACTTGATCGTTTTATTATTGGCCAAAATGATGCCAAGCGTTCTGTTGCTATTGCATTGCGCAATCGATGGCGTAGACAACAGCTTGATGGTCCAATGCGTGAAGAGGTTATGCCAAAAAATATTTTGATGATAGGACCAACAGGTGTTGGTAAAACAGGTATAGCGCGTCGATTAGCAAAACTTGCTGGAGCACCTTTTGTTAAAGTAGAAGCGACTAAATTTACTGAAGTTGGTTATGTAGGACGTGATGTTGAGCAAATTATTCGTGACCTTGTTGAGATAGCTATTTCTCTTGTGCGTGAAAAAAAACGGGATGAAGTTAAAGTAAAGGCTCATGTTAATGCTGAAGAACGTGTTTTAGATGCCCTTGTTGGTAAGACCGCAAGTCCCGCTACCCGTGATAGTTTTCGCAAAAAGTTGCGTGAAGGTGAATTGGATGAGAAAGAGATTGAAATTGAAGTAGCAGATAATAACAGCAATAGCGCTTCAACCTTTGATATTCCTGGTATACCTGGTGCGCAAATGGGAATTATGAATTTGTCAGATATTTTTGGTAAAATGGGAAGTCGTACAAAGGTCCGCAAAACGACAGTAAAGGATGCTTTTAAGCCTCTCATTGATGATGAATCTGAAAAGCTCCTTGATCAAGATCAAATTATTCAAGAAGCACTCCGTGTTACTGAAAATGATGGAATTGTTTTTATTGATGAGATTGATAAAATTGCAACCCGAGATGGTGGAGCTGGTGCTGCCGTTTCGCGTGAGGGCGTTCAACGGGATCTTTTGCCTTTGGTTGAAGGAACAACAATTGCCACAAAATATGGTCAAATCAAAACAGATCATATTCTTTTTATTGCGTCAGGTGCCTTTCATGTTTCCAAGCCATCTGATTTGTTGCCAGAACTTCAAGGGCGTTTGCCTATTCGCGTGGAGCTAAATGCTTTAACAAGGGAAGATTTACGACGTATTTTAACTGAACCTGAAGCCAGTCTGATTAAGCAATATATTGCTTTAATGGCAACAGAGGAGGTTCATTTAGAAATTACCGATGATGCGATTGATGCTTTAGCGGATATTGCTGTGGATTTAAACGCAAGGATTGAAAATATAGGAGCACGTCGTTTGCAAACGGTGATGGAGCGCGTTTTAGATGAGATTTCTTTTACGGCGCCAGATAAAGCGGGTACATCATTTAAAGTTGATGCCGCTTATGTTAGACAATCGATAGGTGAGCTTGCTGCTGATGTCGATCTTTCACGTTTTATTTTGTAG
- the hslV gene encoding ATP-dependent protease subunit HslV yields MAEHKPDIMYGTTIITVRKGGKVVMAGDGQVSLGQTIMKGNARKVRRLGKSGAVIAGFAGATADAFTLLERLETKLEQYPDQLMRACVELAKDWRTDRYLRRLEAMMLVADKKITLALTGLGDVLEPEDGVMAIGSGGNFALSAARALMDIDLDAETIARKAMNIAAKICVYTNDHFTIETLDAELSSLEKAI; encoded by the coding sequence ATGGCAGAACATAAGCCAGATATAATGTATGGTACAACTATTATTACCGTACGAAAAGGTGGCAAAGTCGTGATGGCCGGTGATGGGCAGGTTTCACTTGGGCAGACGATTATGAAAGGCAATGCACGTAAAGTTCGTCGTCTTGGGAAGAGTGGAGCGGTTATCGCTGGTTTTGCAGGTGCTACAGCAGACGCTTTCACTTTGCTGGAAAGATTAGAAACGAAGCTCGAACAATATCCTGATCAGCTCATGCGTGCTTGTGTAGAACTTGCAAAAGACTGGCGAACAGACCGCTATTTGCGTCGTCTCGAGGCTATGATGCTCGTGGCTGATAAGAAAATAACTTTAGCTTTAACAGGGCTTGGTGATGTCTTAGAACCGGAAGATGGAGTGATGGCAATTGGCTCTGGAGGCAATTTTGCTCTTTCGGCTGCTCGGGCACTCATGGATATAGATTTAGATGCAGAAACTATTGCCCGTAAAGCTATGAATATTGCCGCTAAAATTTGTGTTTACACCAATGATCATTTTACGATTGAAACATTGGATGCAGAATTATCTTCTTTAGAGAAAGCTATTTGA
- a CDS encoding asparaginase: protein MKKIAIGTLGGTIAMAADKFGQMQPTLTSDILIKSVPDLNKIANIHAQTLTQLPSGSLSFNILFEIIEWATQQIKAGAEGIVLTQGTDTLEETAFFLSLYWDKAEPLIITGAMRIPSEAGADGPANVLAATRVAAHPQSRNRGVLVVINDTIHSPYWVQKSHTVKIETFQSGLAGVLGTILEGKLVYFNDRHFFPTTFDLPQNYDHQVALLYSSLSSDTQLIKFCLESGHYAGLVIAGFGSGHCSFEEADIVRQYTQKMPIIIASRTYTGSTTRSTYGYKGSEVDMIASGVLMSGYLSAVKARLLLWAFLAQGHSLAQINAHWNDWTIS from the coding sequence ATGAAAAAAATAGCAATAGGAACATTGGGAGGAACAATTGCAATGGCCGCTGACAAATTTGGCCAAATGCAACCGACATTAACCTCAGATATCCTCATAAAAAGTGTCCCTGATTTAAATAAAATTGCTAATATACATGCGCAAACACTTACACAATTACCAAGTGGATCTTTATCTTTCAACATTCTTTTTGAAATAATAGAGTGGGCAACACAACAAATAAAGGCTGGCGCAGAAGGTATTGTTTTAACCCAAGGTACTGATACACTGGAAGAAACAGCTTTTTTTCTTTCCCTTTATTGGGATAAAGCGGAACCGCTCATTATAACTGGTGCTATGCGCATACCTAGTGAAGCAGGTGCTGATGGACCAGCTAATGTTTTAGCAGCAACTCGCGTCGCAGCTCATCCACAAAGTAGAAACAGAGGCGTTTTGGTTGTAATCAATGATACCATTCACTCACCTTATTGGGTCCAGAAAAGCCATACTGTCAAAATTGAGACATTTCAGTCAGGTCTGGCAGGTGTTTTAGGCACTATTTTGGAAGGAAAACTGGTTTATTTTAATGATCGACATTTTTTCCCGACAACATTCGACCTTCCCCAAAACTATGATCACCAAGTTGCACTCTTATACTCCTCTTTGTCCTCTGATACGCAGTTAATAAAATTTTGCCTTGAAAGTGGGCATTATGCTGGGCTTGTCATTGCTGGTTTTGGATCAGGACACTGCAGTTTTGAAGAAGCAGACATCGTGCGACAATATACACAAAAAATGCCAATCATTATCGCTAGTCGGACCTATACTGGCTCAACAACCCGCTCAACTTATGGCTATAAAGGCTCAGAAGTCGATATGATTGCTTCTGGTGTCCTTATGTCTGGTTATTTATCAGCAGTAAAAGCACGTTTACTTTTATGGGCTTTTTTGGCACAAGGACACTCATTAGCGCAAATCAATGCACACTGGAATGACTGGACTATAAGTTAA
- the coaA gene encoding type I pantothenate kinase, with product MSDRYSPYRIFTAQEWSQFRADTPLTLTFDEIKRLRSIDDPIDLEEVQRIYLSLSRLLSCHVEAVQELFHKRQEFLHQEGTRKTPFIIGIAGSVAVGKSTTARILQELLKRWTSSLKVDLITTDGFLYPNAVLQQKNRMNRKGFPDSYDIKKLLCFLSAIKAGIGNVSAPLYSHMAYDVLENQKIIIDRPDILIVEGINVLQVNDLPKDGKIIPFVSDFFDFSIYVDADTEIIRHWYLERFKRLRKTAFQNPESYFHRYAHLNEKEVSKIAEDLWQTINLKNLQENILPTRPRSNLILRKGKNHLVEYVALRRL from the coding sequence ATTTCTGATAGATATTCACCCTATCGTATCTTTACTGCACAAGAATGGTCTCAATTTCGTGCAGATACACCACTTACTTTGACTTTTGATGAAATTAAACGTTTACGCTCCATTGATGATCCCATTGATCTCGAAGAAGTACAACGTATTTATCTTTCCTTATCGCGTCTGTTATCATGTCATGTTGAAGCAGTACAGGAACTTTTTCATAAGCGTCAAGAATTTTTACATCAGGAAGGAACTAGGAAAACTCCTTTTATCATTGGGATTGCTGGCTCTGTTGCGGTAGGAAAATCAACTACCGCTCGTATTCTTCAAGAACTTTTGAAACGTTGGACATCCAGTCTTAAAGTTGATTTGATTACAACTGATGGTTTTCTTTATCCCAACGCTGTCTTACAGCAAAAAAATCGTATGAATCGTAAAGGATTTCCTGATTCCTATGACATTAAAAAATTGCTATGCTTTCTTTCTGCTATAAAAGCTGGTATTGGCAATGTTAGTGCCCCACTTTATTCGCATATGGCCTACGATGTTCTGGAAAATCAAAAAATTATCATTGATCGTCCCGATATCTTAATTGTTGAAGGAATTAATGTGTTACAGGTCAATGACCTTCCTAAGGATGGAAAAATTATTCCTTTCGTGTCAGATTTTTTTGATTTTTCAATCTATGTAGATGCTGACACAGAAATCATTCGTCACTGGTACTTGGAACGCTTCAAACGTTTACGTAAAACAGCTTTTCAAAATCCTGAATCCTATTTTCATCGTTATGCACACCTCAATGAAAAGGAAGTTTCAAAAATCGCTGAAGACCTTTGGCAAACGATTAATTTGAAAAATTTACAAGAAAATATATTGCCAACACGACCGCGGTCTAATCTTATTCTACGAAAGGGAAAAAACCACTTGGTCGAATATGTTGCACTTCGACGGCTATAA
- a CDS encoding leucyl aminopeptidase family protein — protein MHLHHIHFTSTRVDKSYPILLVNPRCLTDLALDPATTAWMKVNDFTGKAGQILFVPDETGHLKKVFFGLGNGNEPFITGLLAKNLPAGHWHLEGTASNEINSYLGLAFGSYQFNRYRQNSSSKSLSIYVNDTVDLDELQRIYKTVFFVRDLINIPANDMNPDTLEKKTRQLGKSYGAHVQSICGDDLLTHNFPMIHAVGRASSTAPRLIELHWGQENHPKITLVGKGVTFDTGGLDIKSANNMLLMKKDMGGGAHVLGLAKFIMDAKLPFRLRVLIPAVENAISANAYRPGDILPSRKGLSVEIGNTDAEGRLVLADALAYGDEESPQFMLCMATLTGAARIALGPDLPAFYCNDSLWAQQILQSSHSVFDPLWQMPLWKPYQEMLSSPIADLNNITGNNFAGSIVAALFLNSFVEKAEHFAHFDLYGWIPKEKPGYPVGGSAQAIRALYNLFKN, from the coding sequence ATGCATTTACATCACATTCATTTTACTTCAACACGTGTCGATAAGAGCTATCCCATCTTATTAGTAAATCCGAGATGTCTTACAGATTTAGCTCTTGATCCAGCAACAACAGCCTGGATGAAAGTTAATGATTTCACTGGTAAAGCGGGTCAAATACTCTTCGTTCCTGATGAAACTGGGCATTTAAAAAAAGTTTTCTTTGGACTTGGCAATGGAAACGAACCTTTTATCACAGGACTTCTCGCTAAAAACCTTCCTGCTGGACATTGGCATTTAGAAGGAACAGCCTCCAATGAAATAAATAGCTATCTTGGATTGGCATTTGGAAGTTATCAATTTAACCGCTATCGTCAAAACTCTTCCTCCAAATCGTTATCAATCTATGTCAACGATACGGTTGATCTCGATGAGCTTCAACGAATTTATAAAACTGTCTTTTTTGTCCGTGATCTCATCAATATTCCAGCCAATGATATGAATCCTGATACCCTCGAGAAAAAAACGCGCCAACTGGGAAAATCCTACGGTGCTCATGTTCAAAGCATTTGTGGAGATGACCTCTTAACACATAATTTTCCAATGATTCATGCCGTAGGACGCGCTAGCAGCACTGCACCACGACTGATTGAGTTACATTGGGGGCAAGAAAATCACCCCAAAATAACGTTGGTTGGCAAGGGGGTAACCTTCGATACTGGAGGTCTTGATATTAAATCAGCCAATAACATGTTACTCATGAAAAAAGACATGGGAGGAGGAGCTCATGTTTTAGGGTTAGCTAAATTTATTATGGATGCAAAATTACCCTTCCGTCTACGAGTTTTGATTCCAGCCGTTGAAAATGCAATTTCTGCCAATGCTTACAGACCAGGTGATATTCTCCCAAGTCGTAAAGGTTTAAGTGTTGAAATTGGTAATACAGATGCTGAAGGTCGGCTTGTCCTTGCCGATGCACTAGCCTATGGTGATGAAGAAAGTCCACAATTCATGCTTTGTATGGCCACTTTAACAGGAGCAGCACGTATAGCACTAGGGCCAGATCTTCCCGCATTTTATTGTAATGATTCACTATGGGCGCAACAAATTTTACAATCTTCTCATTCTGTTTTCGATCCTCTTTGGCAAATGCCACTTTGGAAACCTTATCAAGAAATGTTATCATCACCAATTGCTGACCTTAACAATATAACTGGAAATAACTTTGCTGGCTCCATAGTCGCTGCTTTATTTCTTAACTCTTTTGTTGAAAAAGCCGAACATTTTGCACATTTTGATCTTTATGGATGGATTCCAAAAGAAAAACCAGGCTATCCTGTCGGTGGTTCTGCACAAGCTATTCGTGCTCTTTATAACCTCTTTAAAAATTAA
- a CDS encoding NlpC/P60 family protein, which produces MFSKDPRLRAFRDDLADKRLEKEVTAQRFVQGETRRVNVPVAGLFKENNKKSEMQTECLFGEELLIFEHGGVMSWGQSLKDGYVGYIDTKALCTSTVKQTHVVSVPRTFQYFQADLCGPVEYPLSIGSKVSVVNEIEVRETRYSILEDGKAIISNHLSPIGHAYKDYVTVAEMLIRTPYLWGGASGFGIDCSGLIQLSMIMAGQVVLRDTDMQQKTIGDQLSDSDKLQRGDLIFWKGHAAIMVDHENIIHANGSSMDVMVEPLKRVITRIAQKYQQYPIERRRPTLETS; this is translated from the coding sequence ATGTTCTCTAAAGATCCGAGATTACGTGCATTCAGGGATGATCTAGCAGACAAACGTCTTGAAAAAGAAGTTACAGCTCAGCGCTTTGTGCAAGGTGAAACAAGACGCGTTAATGTACCTGTTGCTGGGCTGTTTAAAGAAAATAATAAAAAAAGTGAAATGCAGACAGAATGCTTATTCGGAGAAGAACTTCTTATTTTTGAACACGGGGGAGTTATGTCGTGGGGACAATCTCTCAAAGATGGTTATGTTGGCTATATTGATACAAAAGCGCTTTGTACATCAACTGTAAAACAAACGCATGTTGTTTCAGTCCCACGTACTTTTCAATATTTCCAAGCTGACTTGTGTGGGCCAGTGGAATATCCTTTATCCATAGGGAGTAAGGTAAGCGTTGTTAATGAAATTGAAGTCCGTGAAACTAGGTATTCTATACTTGAAGATGGGAAAGCAATCATTAGCAATCATCTCAGTCCGATTGGCCACGCGTATAAAGATTATGTTACAGTTGCTGAAATGTTGATCCGTACACCTTACCTTTGGGGTGGAGCCAGTGGTTTTGGAATTGATTGCTCAGGGCTAATCCAGCTTTCTATGATCATGGCCGGTCAAGTGGTTTTACGCGATACTGACATGCAACAAAAAACTATAGGAGATCAACTCTCAGACAGTGATAAACTTCAACGAGGTGATTTGATTTTTTGGAAAGGTCATGCCGCTATTATGGTTGATCATGAAAATATCATTCATGCAAATGGTTCCTCTATGGATGTTATGGTCGAACCACTGAAAAGAGTAATTACACGTATTGCTCAAAAATATCAACAATATCCCATAGAAAGACGCCGTCCAACACTAGAAACGTCATAA
- the mutT gene encoding 8-oxo-dGTP diphosphatase MutT: MRMKSSLLLVVACALLDQDSRILLTERPQGKSLAGLWEFPGGKIEQGETPEASLVRELEEELGVHVQQSNLLPLTFASHSYETFHLLMPLYLCSHYEGIVQGREGQNLKWVFIDDLDKYPMPDADKPLIQLLKSFLL, from the coding sequence ATGCGTATGAAAAGTTCACTTCTTCTTGTCGTTGCATGCGCATTGTTAGATCAAGATAGTCGTATCTTGCTTACAGAGCGTCCTCAAGGGAAGTCCTTGGCTGGTTTATGGGAGTTTCCTGGTGGAAAGATTGAGCAAGGTGAAACTCCGGAGGCATCATTGGTTCGTGAGTTAGAAGAAGAGCTTGGTGTTCATGTTCAGCAAAGTAATTTGTTACCCTTAACATTTGCAAGCCATAGCTACGAAACATTTCATCTTTTAATGCCGTTGTATCTTTGTTCCCATTATGAAGGTATTGTGCAAGGACGAGAGGGACAAAATTTGAAATGGGTTTTCATTGATGATCTTGATAAATATCCTATGCCTGATGCTGATAAACCATTGATTCAACTATTAAAAAGTTTCCTTCTTTAA
- the argJ gene encoding bifunctional glutamate N-acetyltransferase/amino-acid acetyltransferase ArgJ: MAFKISPLSPQNIQDLPPLSGVRIATAKAGIKYKDRTDLLFIVFDKSASVAGVFTRSKCPSAPVEHCRASLPHGIARGVIVNSGNANAFTGRKGRHTTNEIMCAAASALKVRKNEIFIASTGVIGEPMDASGIVSLLPNMAETAEEGNWLEAAKAIMTTDTFPKLATRRFDCGGETVTINGIAKGAGMIAPDMATMLSFVVSDAKISSDILQSMLSEAVQGSFNSITVDSDTSTSDTLMVFATGKESFPCLTHKTDPRYEIFLKHLSALLHELALQIVCDGEGARHLIEVNVTGATTDNAAKIIARSIANSPLVKTAIAGEDANWGRVVMAIGKAGVEVDRDLLTIWFGEHRLAFNGERDPEYCEETIDAYMQGKHIVIRVDIGLGLGKATVWSCDLTKEYVMINSDYRS, translated from the coding sequence GTGGCTTTTAAAATATCTCCTTTGTCTCCTCAAAACATACAGGATCTTCCGCCGTTATCTGGTGTGCGGATAGCAACAGCTAAAGCTGGGATTAAGTATAAAGATCGTACAGACCTTCTTTTTATCGTATTCGATAAATCAGCAAGTGTGGCTGGTGTTTTTACGCGCTCAAAATGTCCGTCTGCTCCTGTGGAACATTGCCGTGCGTCGCTTCCTCACGGGATTGCAAGGGGTGTTATTGTTAATTCTGGGAACGCGAATGCTTTTACGGGACGTAAAGGAAGGCACACAACAAATGAAATCATGTGTGCAGCAGCAAGCGCTTTGAAAGTTAGAAAAAATGAAATTTTTATAGCTTCTACGGGTGTTATTGGTGAGCCAATGGATGCATCGGGTATTGTGAGTCTTTTACCAAATATGGCGGAGACAGCAGAAGAAGGGAATTGGTTGGAGGCTGCAAAAGCCATTATGACGACCGATACGTTTCCGAAACTTGCTACGCGCAGATTTGATTGTGGGGGGGAGACTGTTACTATTAATGGGATTGCAAAAGGTGCTGGTATGATTGCACCAGATATGGCAACGATGCTTTCTTTTGTCGTAAGTGATGCAAAAATTTCTTCGGATATACTTCAATCCATGTTATCTGAGGCGGTTCAAGGTTCTTTCAATTCGATTACTGTTGATAGTGATACCTCAACATCAGATACACTCATGGTGTTTGCGACAGGAAAAGAAAGTTTTCCCTGCCTTACTCATAAAACTGATCCGCGTTATGAGATATTTTTAAAGCACTTGAGCGCGCTTTTGCATGAACTTGCATTACAAATTGTTTGTGATGGTGAAGGTGCTCGTCATTTAATTGAAGTTAATGTGACAGGTGCGACAACAGATAATGCTGCGAAGATTATTGCCCGATCAATTGCAAATTCACCACTTGTAAAAACAGCTATTGCCGGTGAAGACGCTAACTGGGGGAGAGTGGTTATGGCAATTGGTAAGGCAGGTGTTGAAGTCGATCGTGATCTATTGACTATTTGGTTTGGTGAACATCGTTTGGCTTTCAATGGCGAACGTGATCCTGAGTATTGTGAAGAGACAATAGACGCCTATATGCAAGGGAAACATATCGTAATTCGCGTTGATATTGGTCTAGGCCTTGGTAAGGCGACAGTTTGGTCTTGTGATTTAACGAAGGAGTACGTTATGATCAATAGCGATTATAGGAGCTAA
- a CDS encoding peptidylprolyl isomerase: MKFNFITLFLASTLLTSTSLGVIAQESLNSPSNDLKTLEKTSEKTVAPSHVMAVIDGKDITAGQLDELALEINPNLGRFPDEQRRIMVLKAYLDMQALAKAAKNKGIDKTEAYDKRMAVMRDNVLQQLYFKQTVVDQISDTDLEALYNKEVAALPKEDEVKARHILVKTRKEAEAVIKRLNKGESFEEIAKKSSTDGSAAVGGDLGYFSHGQMVKPFEDAAFGLKVGEYTTKPVESPFGWHVIKVEDRRLKQPPVFDDVKEILRTQLIKERYQKLIVDLRSKIDVKYPDPNVIKLMQSLNQNGTPLPDETSDEEDTE, encoded by the coding sequence ATGAAATTCAACTTTATCACACTGTTTTTGGCATCAACCTTATTGACGAGCACAAGTTTAGGGGTGATAGCTCAAGAAAGTTTGAATTCACCGTCGAATGATTTAAAGACTTTGGAGAAAACTTCTGAAAAAACAGTTGCTCCTTCTCATGTTATGGCAGTTATTGATGGGAAGGATATTACAGCAGGGCAATTGGATGAGTTGGCGCTTGAAATAAATCCTAATTTAGGGCGTTTTCCTGATGAACAACGCCGTATAATGGTGTTAAAAGCTTACTTAGATATGCAGGCACTTGCTAAAGCAGCAAAGAACAAGGGTATCGATAAAACTGAAGCTTACGATAAACGTATGGCAGTTATGCGTGACAATGTTTTGCAGCAACTTTATTTTAAACAGACGGTCGTTGACCAGATTTCTGATACTGATTTGGAAGCTCTTTACAATAAAGAAGTTGCGGCTTTACCCAAAGAAGATGAAGTTAAAGCACGTCATATTTTAGTTAAAACGAGAAAAGAAGCAGAAGCTGTTATTAAGCGTTTAAATAAAGGAGAAAGTTTTGAAGAGATTGCAAAAAAGAGTTCAACGGATGGTTCCGCTGCTGTTGGGGGCGATCTTGGTTATTTTAGTCATGGTCAAATGGTTAAGCCTTTCGAAGATGCTGCGTTTGGTTTGAAAGTTGGAGAATACACTACAAAGCCCGTTGAAAGCCCTTTTGGTTGGCATGTTATTAAGGTGGAAGATCGTCGTTTGAAACAACCTCCCGTATTTGATGATGTTAAAGAGATATTGCGTACACAACTGATAAAAGAGCGCTACCAAAAACTAATTGTTGATTTGCGTAGCAAGATAGATGTGAAATATCCTGATCCTAATGTTATAAAACTTATGCAATCACTTAATCAAAATGGGACGCCACTTCCGGATGAAACATCTGATGAAGAAGACACGGAATAG